A genomic segment from Oncorhynchus clarkii lewisi isolate Uvic-CL-2024 chromosome 12, UVic_Ocla_1.0, whole genome shotgun sequence encodes:
- the LOC139422623 gene encoding enoyl-CoA delta isomerase 1, mitochondrial-like: protein MANVLRNSAKFGCSGVLSQLSIHSRHGRECVSPCFSLQQRNNSTSPKIKVDLDNSTGVAVLRMQSPPVNSLSLDFLTEFCINLEKLEMDKSCRGLIITSTLSKVFSAGLDIMEMYGKSPERCGEFWKAVQEMWLKLYGSNMATIAAINGSSPAGGCLMSIGCDYRIMADNPRYSIGLNETQLGIVAPFWFKDTLVNTVGNRAAELSLELGLLYSAPDALKIGLVDQLVPEDQVLSTAQDTMSKWLVVPAEVTLGLFLWRSS, encoded by the exons ATGGCAAATGTGTTGAGAAATTCCGCTAAATTCGGGTGTTCAG GTGTGTTGTCCCAGTTGTCCATCCACAGTAGAcatgggagagagtgtgtgtcgcCGTGCTTCTCTCTGCAGCAGAGAAACAACTCTACCTCACCTAAGATCAAGGTGGACCTGGACAACAGTACAG gtGTAGCTGTGTTGAGGATGCAGAGCCCCCCTGTCAACAGTCTGAGTCTGGACTTCCTCACTGAGTTCTGTATCAATCTGGAGAAACTAGAGATGGATAAGAGTTGTAGAGGTCTGATCATCACCtcg ACCCTCTCCAAGGTGTTCTCTGCGGGGCTAGACATCATGGAGATGTATGGGAAAAGTCCGGAGCGCTGTGGAGAGTTCTGGAAGGCTGTTCAGGAGATGTGGCTCAAACTCTACGGATCCAACATGGCCACCATAGCTGCCATCAAC gGCTCTAGTCCAGCAGGTGGCTGTCTCATGTCTATTGGATGTGACTATAGGATCATGGCTGATAATCCTCGCTACAGCATCGGACTCAACGAGACTCAGCTCGGCATCGTAGCCCCCTTCtg GTTTAAGGACACGCTGGTGAACACGGTTGGTAACCGGGCAGCAGAGCTGTCGTTGGAGCTGGGTCTGTTGTACAGCGCTCCTGATGCCCTGAAGATCGGCCTGGTGGACCAGTTAGTCCCTGAGGACCAGGTCCTCTCCACTGCACAGGACACCATGTCCAAGTGGCTGGTTGTACCAG
- the LOC139421737 gene encoding HUWE1-associated protein modifying stress responses-like — MEEKKKDGDPEIQEHGPEHWFSKWERQCLAEAEQRDSNEEEADNDQDKLWHLFQNSATAVAQLYKDRVCHQQGGLSLWVPFQNAATAVTNLYKESVEAHQRSYDLGIQIGHQRRNKDVLAWVKKRRRTIRREDLISFLCGRAPPPRTSRATLTPGHRLTMVSPNRPPPAPETDSSVEADLQPFREAIALHGLSGAMASISVRSGTPGSPTHVGGAGGGGSTPVGRRRNGLHDVDLNTFISEEMALHLDANPRKRSSAQCNDVITDSPTHKRNRMI, encoded by the exons atggaggagaagaagaaagacgGAGACCCGGAGATTCAGGAACACGGACCCGAACATTGGTTCTCAAAATGGGAGCGGCAGTGTTTGGCCGAAGCGGAGCAAAGAGATTCAAACGAGGAGGAGGCCGATAACGACCAGGATAAATTATGGCATCTCTTCCAGAATTCCGCCACTGCCGTGGCTCAGCTCTACAAAG ACCGAGTATGTCACCAACAGGGGGGGCTTTCTTTGTGGGTGCCGTTTCAGAACGCAGCCACAGCCGTGACCAACCTGTACAAAG AGTCTGTGGAGGCCCACCAGCGTAGCTACGACCTAGGTATACAGATCGGCCACCAGCGTCGCAACAAGGATGTGCTGGCCTGGGTGAAGAAAAGGAGGAGAACCATCCGGCGAGAGGACCTCATCAGCTTCCTGTGTGGCCGGGCCCCACCCCCCCGGACCTCCAGAGCCACCCTCACCCCAggacacagactgaccatggTCTCCCCTAACCGGCCTCCCCCGGCCCCTGAGACAGACTCCTCTGTGGAGGCTGACCTCCAGCCCTTCAGAGAGGCCATCGCACTGCATG GTCTAAGTGGGGCTATGGCCAGCATCAGTGTTCGTTCCGGTACCCCAGGCTCTCCCACCCACGTGGGGGGTGCTGGTGGGGGTGGGTCGACCCCGGTGGGGCGTCGGCGTAACGGTCTCCATGACGTGGACCTGAACACTTTCATCTCCGAGGAGATGGCCCTGCACCTGGACGCTAACCCCAGGAAACGCAGCTCCGCCCAGTGCAATGACGTCATAACAGACTCCCCCACCCATAAACGCAACCGGATGATCTGA